The genomic interval CGCACTGGGCTGTAGGGCGCTCGGCTGATGAGTTGAATGCCTGGTATGCAAGCGCTCATGTCGGGGATAGTTTCGCCTAAGCCTGCCAGCCCGCTCAAAATCCCGTAAAATTGCGCTCATCCCCATCATCCTGAATTAAGCGAACACCATGGCCCAATACGTAATGTCGATGCTCCGCGTGAGCAAGGTCGTGCCGCCCAAGCGGCAGATCATCAAGGATATTTCCCTCAGCTTCTTCCCCGGCGCCAAGATCGGCCTGCTCGGCCTCAACGGTTCGGGCAAGTCCACCGTGCTGCGCATCATGGCAGGCGCGGACAAGGAGTACGAGGGCGAGGTGCAGCACCAGCCCAACATCTCTATCGGCTACCTGCCGCAGGAGCCGCAGCTCGACCCGGCCAAGACCGTGCGCGAGGAAGTCGAGGCGGCTTTGGGCGAAGTGATGCAGGCGCAAAAGAAGCTGGAGGAAATCTACGCCGCCTATGCCGAGCCGGATGCCGATTTCGACAAACTGGCCGAGGAACAGGGTCGGCTTGAAGCGATCCTCGCCACTTCGGGCTCCGATTCCGAACATCAGCTGGAATTGGCTGCCGATGCGCTGCGCCTGCCGCCGTGGGATGCCAGGATTGAGCACCTCTCCGGCGGCGAGAAGCGCCGTGTCGCACTGTGCAAGCTGCTGCTGGAAAAGCCGGACATGCTGCTACTGGACGAACCGACCAACCACCTCGACGCCGAATCGGTGGACTGGCTGGAGCAGTTCCTGGTGCGCTTCCCCGGCACCGTGGTGGCGGTGACTCACGACCGCTACTTCCTCGACAACGCCGCCGAGTGGATCCTGGAACTGGACCGCGGCCACGGCATCCCGTGGAAGGGCAACTACTCGAGCTGGCTGGAGCAGAAGGAAGCGCGGCTGGAGACGGAGAACAAGCAGATCGACGCCCACATGAAGGCGATGAAGCAGGAGCTGGAATGGGTGCGGCAGAATCCCAAAGCGCGCCAGGCCAAGTCCAAGGCGCGTCTGAACCGCTTCGAGGAGCTCAATTCGCAGGAATACCAGAAGCGCAACGAGACGCAGGAGATCTTCATTCCGGTCGGCGACCGCCTCGGCAACGAAGTCATCGAATTCGACGGCGTGAGCAAAGCCTTCGGCGACCGCTTGTTGATCGACAACTTCAGCTTCAAGGTGCCGCCCGGCGCCATCGTCGGCATCATCGGTCCGAACGGTGCGGGCAAATCTACGCTGTTCAAGCTGATTACCGGCAAGGAACAGCCGGATAGCGGCAGCGTGAAGATCGGCTCCACCGTCAAGATCGCGCACGTCGATCAGGCGCGCGATTCGCTGCAGAACGACAAGACCGTGTTCGACGCGATCTCGGGCGGCAACGACATCCTCACCGTCGGCAAGTACGAGACCCCGGCGCGCGCCTACATCGGCCGCTTCAACTTCAAGGGTTCCGATCAGGGAAAAATGGTTGGCCAACTTTCCGGCGGCGAGCGCGGCCGCCTGCACCTGGCACAGACGCTGATTTCCGGCGGCAACGTGCTGCTGCTCGACGAGCCTTCCAACGACCTCGACGTGGAAACCCTGCGCGCGCTGGAAGACGCCCTGCTCGAATTCGCCGGCTGCGTGCTGGTCATCTCCCACGACCGCTGGTTCCTCGACCGCATCGCCACCCACATCCTGGCGGCGGAAGGCGATTCCAAGTGGACGTTCTTCGACGGCAACTACCAGGAATACGAGGCCGACAAAAAACGGCGCTTGGGCGAGGAAGGGGCGAAGCCGAAGCGGATTCGGTACAAGCCGATCAGCAGGTAATGGACACGAACCCGCGCGTGATCATCATCGCCGGCCCCAACGGGGCCGGAAAAACCACTTTTGCGCGCGAGTTTCTTCCGCAAGAAGCTCAACTCCCGGTCTTCATCAACGCCGATCTCATTGCCGCGGGACTTTCGCCGTTCAAACCTGAAGTGGCCGCCATCCAGGCTGGCCGCATCATGTTGGCCGAGATCGCTGAGAAATCTGCCAAACGCGAAAGCTTTGCCTTCGAGACTACGCTGTCCGGCCATGGCTATGCACGACACATTCCGGAGTGGCGCAAGGCAGGCTATCGCGTGGAGTTGTTTTTTCTTTCTCTCGATTCCCCTGAGACTGCCATCGCCCGAGTAAGGAACAGAGTCGCGCAAGGCGGTCATGACGTGCCGGAAACCACCATCCGCCGCCGCTTTTCCGGCGGCATCGAGAATTTCCACAGTATTTACAAGCCGCTTGTCGACGCCTGGCTGTTCTACGACAATTCAGGCAACGAACCCATTCCGCTGGACTGGAGCGAATCATGACCACAGCCAAGAAAACACGACCCATATCCCCCGATCTGCTGGGGGCTGAACTGGCCATCAAGCGGGCGGCTCAGCGAGCACGCGAAATTGCCATACAAACCAATACGCCCTGTATCGTCCGACAGGACGGCAAGCTCGTCGACATTACGAAGCGATCGGCTCCTGGCGCGAATTAGCTTGAGATAGCATGAGCCAACCCCCTTTGGTTTGCGACACCGACAAGACGAAGCGCCTGGACGAGGGCGGGCGAAGCCTAAACTGGTCAGCCGCTGAATCAGAAGCCCGCCGCGCGTGAACGCCTGCCCCTCCTGTTGCTACCCCATGGCGCCGCTCGGCGTGGACGCGCGCCTGGCGGGGAAGGTGGAGATCGACCTGTGCTTCTCGTGTCAGGGCATCTGGTTCGACGGCATGGAAAGTACGCAAATGTCGCCCGGCGGCGTCGTGGAGCTGTTCAGACTGATTCACGAACACCGCGACCACCAGCGCCACCAGCTCGGCGCAGACTTGCGCTGCCCCCGCTGCGAGGGGCACCTGGTCGGCAGCCTCGACATCGTCAAGAGCGGACGTTTCAATTACCACCGTTGCAGCAACGGACACGGACGTTTCGTTACCTTCGCCCAGTTCATGATCGAGAAGGGCTTCGTGCGCCAGCTGAGCGGGGCAGAAATCGAGGCGCTCAAGGCACGCATCGGCGTGGTCCATTGCACCAGTTGCGGCGCGCCAGTCGACATTCGCAAGGACAGCGCCTGCACCTACTGCCACTCTCCCATCGCCATTCTCGATCCGCAGGCGGTCGAGAAAGCATTGGCCAGCTACCAGCAGGCCGAGGTGAAACGCACGACCCTCGACCCCGAAGCCCTGGCGGACGCGATATTGATGGCGGAACGCGAGCGTGGCGCCTCGCCTCGCGCGGCGGGCACCGAGCTCGACCTGCCGATAGGCGACCTGATCGTTTCCGGCATCGGGATTATGGCTGGCATGCTGAAACGGCTCTAGGCGCCTGTTCAATGAGCGGTGGGGCGTTGGAACAAAATTGAAGAGCCGTGCTCGAAATGGTTTTGGATAACACCATGGAAATGAAAAAGATCAACTCAGGCAAGTTGCGCGCCATCGGCTACGATGCGCGCGCCCGCTTGCTGCAGGTCCTGCTCGACGACGGCTGCACACTTCAGTACAGCGGCGTCGGCGAGGAAGCCTGGCGCCGCCTCAGTAGCTCGGGGTCGGCCTGGAGCTATTACCGCGACAACATCGAAGAAGAGTTCAGCGCGAAGCTCGTTTCCGCCAACGCCCCTGCAGGCAAGAATCCGCTCGACGATTTATTCGGCAAACCCTGAATGGAAACAATCTCGGGTATTTCAAAGCTTTTTTATTCATTCACTGCGTCCTTGTAATTAACATATGGATTTTTCGATAGATATTCGGGAAAGCCGCGGCCTGCGCACGCTGCACTTTGATGGGCGGTGGATGCAAGGGGCGATGCGGATCACGCGGCCCTGGGATTTGGAGCTGGAATACACGCAGGTGATGATGGCGTGTTTGCTGATGCGCGATGAAAGCAGCTTTCCGCGCAACATCCTGTTGATCGGCCTCGGCGCAGCCTCGCTGACAAAATTCCTTTACCGCAACTGCCCGCTTGCCCACCTGACGGTTGTTGAAATCGATGCGCGCGTGGTGGATGCGGCTCGCGAGCATTTCGGGCTGCCGCATGATCCGGTGCGGTTGAACATGGTGATTGGCGACGGGGTCGATTTCATGATGGCCAGCGACCAGACATTTGATCTGATCCTGGTCGATGGTTTTAATGAGCACGCTCACCCCGGCGATCTCAATTCGCTGCCTTTTTATCAGGCATGCCGTTCACGGCTAAGCAATCAAGGCATGCTGGCCGCCAATCTGATCGGTTTGTGTCGCGGAGTAAAAGGCGGTTTCGCACATATCGAATCTGCTTTTGAAGACCGTGCCCTGATGTTCCCCCAGTGCAAAAGCGGAAACACGATTGCTTTCGCGGCGACAGCAGGCGTCATCAACGTTTCGCTGGATGAGTTGAAGAAAAAGTCGTTAGCGTTCGAGCAACGAACAGGTCTTGCGCTCTTGCCGGCTTTAAGAAAATTAGAAATGATGTGGCCAGCATCACATTCCCTTTGAACCGCAACAGTCAATCACAAGTTCCCTTTTGAAGAATCTCCAACCATCCTGCGTCTGGTCGCACTTCGCCACCCTCTGCGCGATTCCGCGCGCTTCGCTGCACGAGGATGCGCTGATCGCGCACCTGATCGCCTGGGCAAAGGCGCACAGCATCGCCGCCGTGGTCGATGCCGCCGGCAACCTGATCCTGAAAAAGCCCGCCAGCCCCGGCTGCGAGGCGATGCCGGGCGTGATCCTGCAAGGCCATCTCGACATGGTGTGTCAGGCCAATGCCGGTACGCAGCACGACTTCGAGCGCGACCCGATCAACGCGGTGGTGCGCGATGGCTGGGTGGTGGCGGAAAATACGACGCTGGGCGCGGACAACGGTATTGGCGTAGCGCTGGCGCTGGCTGCGCTGGAAGAGCCGGGGCTGGTTCATCCGGCGCTGGAGGTGCTGCTCACCGTCAACGAGGAATCCGGCATGGACGGCGCGCGCGGGCTGGTGTCCGGCACCTTGCAGGGCAAGGCGCTGATCAACCTCGACACCGAGGAGTGGGGGCATTTCTATCTCGGTTGCGCGGGCGGGGTGGATGTGGAGGTGCGCGGCGATTGCGCGCTGGAAGACCTGCCGCCGGGCTATGTGCCACTTCGGCTGGAAGTGTCCGGGCTGCGCGGCGGCCATTCCGGCATCGACATCCATCTCGGGCGCGGCAATGCGATCAAGCTGCTGGCGGAGGCGCTGCGCGAGCTGGCTTCCCGTTACGACCTGCGCCTGATCGGCACGCAGGGCGGCACGGCGCGCAACGCCATTCCGCGCGAGGCGGTTGCGGTGTTCGCGTTGCCGGCTGCGGAGGCGGCGCAACTGGACACATGGGTGCAGGCGAAGCATGCGGCATGGCGGGCGCGCTTTGCGGCGGCGGATGCAAAGGTGGCGCTGGCGGTTCGGCAGGAACTTCTTGGGCTGGACAGCAGCGCTTCTACCCTCTCCCTAGCCCTCCCCCTGGAAGGGGGAGGGGATGGTTTGGTGGCTGCTGAATTCGCGCCGCGCAAGGCCATTTCTCGCACCGAGCGGGAGCGATTGCTCGATTTTCTCGACAGCGCCGCCAACGGCGTGGCGCGCGTCAGCGACGATTTTCCCGGCGTGACCGACACTTCGGACAATCTCGGCGTGCTTGCGCTGGAGCAGGGCGCGTTCCGTGCCACCTTCAAGGTGCGCTCGCTGCACGATGCACGCGCCGATGCGCTGGCCGACGAGATGGTGGCGCATGCCGCATCATTCGGCTTGCAGGCCTGGAAGGACGGCGCCTATCCGGGCTGGACGCCGAACCCGTCATCCCCGTTGCTCGATTTGTGCCGGCAGGTGTACAGCGCGCAATTCGGCCAGCCCGCGAGTTTGCAGGTGATACATGCCGGACTGGAGTGCGGCCTGCTCGCCGCCAGCCATCCGCAACTGGACATGATCTCCTTCGGCCCCGATATCCGCGGCGCCCACGCACCCGGCGAAAGCGTGGAA from Sulfurimicrobium lacus carries:
- the ettA gene encoding energy-dependent translational throttle protein EttA encodes the protein MAQYVMSMLRVSKVVPPKRQIIKDISLSFFPGAKIGLLGLNGSGKSTVLRIMAGADKEYEGEVQHQPNISIGYLPQEPQLDPAKTVREEVEAALGEVMQAQKKLEEIYAAYAEPDADFDKLAEEQGRLEAILATSGSDSEHQLELAADALRLPPWDARIEHLSGGEKRRVALCKLLLEKPDMLLLDEPTNHLDAESVDWLEQFLVRFPGTVVAVTHDRYFLDNAAEWILELDRGHGIPWKGNYSSWLEQKEARLETENKQIDAHMKAMKQELEWVRQNPKARQAKSKARLNRFEELNSQEYQKRNETQEIFIPVGDRLGNEVIEFDGVSKAFGDRLLIDNFSFKVPPGAIVGIIGPNGAGKSTLFKLITGKEQPDSGSVKIGSTVKIAHVDQARDSLQNDKTVFDAISGGNDILTVGKYETPARAYIGRFNFKGSDQGKMVGQLSGGERGRLHLAQTLISGGNVLLLDEPSNDLDVETLRALEDALLEFAGCVLVISHDRWFLDRIATHILAAEGDSKWTFFDGNYQEYEADKKRRLGEEGAKPKRIRYKPISR
- a CDS encoding zeta toxin family protein, coding for MIIIAGPNGAGKTTFAREFLPQEAQLPVFINADLIAAGLSPFKPEVAAIQAGRIMLAEIAEKSAKRESFAFETTLSGHGYARHIPEWRKAGYRVELFFLSLDSPETAIARVRNRVAQGGHDVPETTIRRRFSGGIENFHSIYKPLVDAWLFYDNSGNEPIPLDWSES
- a CDS encoding zf-TFIIB domain-containing protein is translated as MNACPSCCYPMAPLGVDARLAGKVEIDLCFSCQGIWFDGMESTQMSPGGVVELFRLIHEHRDHQRHQLGADLRCPRCEGHLVGSLDIVKSGRFNYHRCSNGHGRFVTFAQFMIEKGFVRQLSGAEIEALKARIGVVHCTSCGAPVDIRKDSACTYCHSPIAILDPQAVEKALASYQQAEVKRTTLDPEALADAILMAERERGASPRAAGTELDLPIGDLIVSGIGIMAGMLKRL
- a CDS encoding KTSC domain-containing protein; amino-acid sequence: MKKINSGKLRAIGYDARARLLQVLLDDGCTLQYSGVGEEAWRRLSSSGSAWSYYRDNIEEEFSAKLVSANAPAGKNPLDDLFGKP
- a CDS encoding fused MFS/spermidine synthase — its product is MDFSIDIRESRGLRTLHFDGRWMQGAMRITRPWDLELEYTQVMMACLLMRDESSFPRNILLIGLGAASLTKFLYRNCPLAHLTVVEIDARVVDAAREHFGLPHDPVRLNMVIGDGVDFMMASDQTFDLILVDGFNEHAHPGDLNSLPFYQACRSRLSNQGMLAANLIGLCRGVKGGFAHIESAFEDRALMFPQCKSGNTIAFAATAGVINVSLDELKKKSLAFEQRTGLALLPALRKLEMMWPASHSL
- a CDS encoding aminoacyl-histidine dipeptidase → MKNLQPSCVWSHFATLCAIPRASLHEDALIAHLIAWAKAHSIAAVVDAAGNLILKKPASPGCEAMPGVILQGHLDMVCQANAGTQHDFERDPINAVVRDGWVVAENTTLGADNGIGVALALAALEEPGLVHPALEVLLTVNEESGMDGARGLVSGTLQGKALINLDTEEWGHFYLGCAGGVDVEVRGDCALEDLPPGYVPLRLEVSGLRGGHSGIDIHLGRGNAIKLLAEALRELASRYDLRLIGTQGGTARNAIPREAVAVFALPAAEAAQLDTWVQAKHAAWRARFAAADAKVALAVRQELLGLDSSASTLSLALPLEGGGDGLVAAEFAPRKAISRTERERLLDFLDSAANGVARVSDDFPGVTDTSDNLGVLALEQGAFRATFKVRSLHDARADALADEMVAHAASFGLQAWKDGAYPGWTPNPSSPLLDLCRQVYSAQFGQPASLQVIHAGLECGLLAASHPQLDMISFGPDIRGAHAPGESVEIASVARCWQLLKAVLHALAQPHAVRG